Within Bifidobacterium dentium JCM 1195 = DSM 20436, the genomic segment CCTCCATCGACCCGGGCTTCGGCCAGTTCGCCCTCGCCAAGGCCTCCTCTGACCTGTTCAAGAAGGTTCTCAACAAGTAAGGCGCGAATCCCTAACGCGTAAATGGCTAGGGGCCTGCGATTCCAACAGATCGCAGGCCCCTTTGCGTCTGAAGATAATCACACTCGAAAATCACACCGCCTCGGTCTGCATATTACGGTCGGAGGCGCGTACACAAGGACCCCGCATCGCATCGAAGCCGTTGGTCACGACCTCGGAACCTTGTAGCGACCACGAACCCCTGATGCCATCGCATTTCCCGGGGTGCTGGGACAATAGGCAACTATGGCAATGAAAAAAGGACCGACCAAGGGGTCGGGCGGAAAACATCGTAATGCGCTAAGGGGCAAGGGACCGACTCCCAAGGCCGAGAATCGCGTATATCACAAGGCCTATAAGGCCAAAAAAGTCGCCGATCGCCGTAAAATGGCCGATCCGCGACTGGCTGCACGCCGTCGCGTGGCAAAGTTCGCTTCGGAATCCGACGATCTGGTCATCGGTCGTAACGCGGTGCTCGAGGCGCTGCGCTGCGGCGTTCCGGCTTCGACGCTGTATATCGCGGCACGCATCGAACATGATGATCGCACACGCGAAATCGTGCGTCTCGCCGGCATTCACGGCCTGCATCTCATGGAGGCGGACCGTTTGGAGATGGATCGCATCGCACGCTCTTCCAATCATCAGGGCATAGTGATGAAGGCACAGCCGTTCCAGTATTCGTCATTGGCTGAACTCGTGGAACGCGCGGACAAGAAGTCCCGCGCCATGGAAGCCGCAAACTCGGCAGCCGCGCGCATCGCGGCCCGTCCGCTGTTCATCGCGCTCGACGGCGTCACCGACCCGCAGAATCTGGGCGCGGTCATCCGTTCCGCAGCGGCATTCGGTGCCAATGGCGTGATTCTGCCGGAGCGTCGTTCCGCTTCGGTTACGGCCGCCGCCTGGAAGGTGTCCGCCGGCGCGGCCGCGCATATGCCGGTCGCCCGTGTAGTGAATCTGACCAAGGCGATCGAAAGCCTGAAGGAACGCGGTTATTACAGCATCGGTCTTGACGGCGGCGGCGATGCGCTCGTCGGCGAAACCGGTTTTGAAACCGATCCGCTCGTCGTCGTGCTTGGGTCCGAAGGCAATGGCCTGAGCCGTCTGGTGCGCAGCACATGCGACGTCATCGCCGGTATTCCGATGTCGAGCATGGTCGAGTCGCTCAACGCGTCCGTCGCAGCCGGCATCACGCTGTATGCAGTGGCCCGCGCCCGTCGGGAAGCCGCCAACAACTAAATACGATGCATAACGAAAGTGGCTGGGTTACATATGTAGCCCAGCCACTTTCGTATTACAGCTTCAGAACAACGCCTAATGGCTCCACACCGCGGCATCCGGATCATCATCCGGATTATAGCCGTCGTCATCGGGGTCGTTGTAGGTGTATTCGTCATCGATCACGCCGGAGTCGGCTTCTGCGTTCAACGCGTCCACGTCCTTCTGCTCAAGCTTGTACTGCGGCAACACGTTTTCCACATAACTCTGCACCGCTTCGGCCATCGGCACATCATGACCGGCTTTTTCGGCCAGGAACCAACGATGGTCAAGCACTTCATGGAAGAACTGCGCCGGCTCGATCTGCGACCGGTATTCCCGCGGAATCATGCGTACGGTCGGCTCGAACACCTCGCGCATCCAATCGGTCGCCACGATTTCGAGATCCTCCCCTTCACGCCAGGTGGAGGCACGATAGGCGTCCAGATCGTTGAGCAGACGGCTGGCCTGATTCTCCTGCACGTCCAGACCGGTCAGACGCAGCAGCTTGCGATTGGCATAGCCCGCATCGACCACACGCGGACGTACCAGCACACGCTTGCCGTCCTCTGCGGTCTTCATTTCCAGCTCGTCCACGTCAAAGCCGAGTTCATTGAGCTTGTTGACGCGCTTTTCGATCTTCCACATCTCGTCCGGGCCGAAATCATCGGTGTCGGTCAGGGCGCTCCACAGCGAATGATAGCGGTCAACCAGACGATCGCCGATCTCGATCTCGTCCACACCGCTCGGCAACAGCGAACCGGAGGAAAGATCCATCAGTTCGCCGATGATGTTCGTACGGGCCAGATCCACATCGTATTCGCGCTGGCCTTCAGTCAGGTTGATCTGCAGGTCACCGGTTTCAGCGTCGACCAGGAATGCCGAGAAAGCGTCGGCATCGCGCAGGAACAACACGTTCGACAGAGACACGTCGCCCCAGTAGAAGCCCGCTAGGTGCAGACGCACCATCAGTACGGCCAGTGCGTCAATCAGTCGTTCGGCGGTATCGGGACGCAGGTTGCGTGCGAACAACGCACGGTACGGCAGCGAGAACTTCAGATGCTTGGTGACCAAAATGGCCTCCAAAGGCTCACCATCACGGCTATGACGACCCGTCACCACGGCGATCGGCTGCACGGTCGGCAGTTCCAGCTTCTGCAACCGGCGCAGCAGCTCATATTCTCGCTCGGCCACATTGCGGGTGATTTCCTTCATCGCATAAACTTCGTCGCCTACGTGCACGAAACGCACCACGTGCCTCGAGATGCCTCGCGGCAGATTGGCCAGCAGGTCTTCGGGCCAGGTCGCCAGCGGCTTTTCCCACGGCAGGGTGAACATCTTCGGATTCGAGCTTGCGGCGGTGATCTTCAGCGCCTGCGGTTCCGGAGATTGTGCAGCTGGATCCTCGGCCTTCACGGAAGTGGCCTTAAGCACACGGGGATCCATCTGGGGCAGTTCAATAGATTCCATAACTCACCAATCTACCCTTTGACCTACCCACGGGGAGGCCTTCAGCGGCGGGCAGGCAAAAAAGAAGCCCCGCACCTACGCGGGGCTTCTCCAACGAGACAATAAGAGAGGAAGAGAATGTCTCGTTTAATGGTTGACGGAAGTGGAACTTCCGCCAAGTTTATTCAGCCACCCGCCGGAATGCCTTACGAGAAGACTTCCAACGGTTGGTTACTCCTATCTGCTCAGTTCAGGCGCAGCTCGGTCGACGGAGCGAACAGGTGCATCTTGGACGGGTCGATCTTGATCTTGACGGTATCGCCGACCTTCGGAAGAGCACGCGGGTTCACGCGAATCGTGGTGAGCTTGTTCTGATCGGACATCATGGTGGATGCCTCGGTAGAGGAACCATCGGTGAGGATGTTGCCGTAGATGTAGCCATCGGAGCCCAGATCCTCAACGTTCATGACCTTGAGGGAGAAGGCGTTGGCATCATCCGGAGCAGCCAGGGAAGCGTCTTCCGGACGGAAGCCGACGACGATCTGGTTGTTGTCCTCAGCGGTCAGCTTGTTGACGGCCTCAGCCGGCAGATCCACGGTGTCCTCGCCGATCTTCGCCTTGCCGTTGACCACCGGATGGGTGTTGATGTTCATCGACGGGGAGCCGATGAAGCCAGCGACGAAGACATTGGCCGGGCGATCGTACAGCTCGGTCGGAGCACCGACCTGCTGCAGAAGGCCGAGCTTGATGACGGCGATGCGGTCACCCATGGTCAGAGCTTCGGTCTGATCGTGGGTCACGTACAGGGTGGTGACACCCAGCTGGCGCTGCAGGGCAGCGATCTGGGTACGGGTCTGCACGCGGAGCTTGGCGTCGAGGTTGGACAGCGGCTCATCCATGAGGAAGACCTTCGGCTCACGGACGATTGCACGGCCCATGGCCACACGCTGACGCTGACCACCGGACAGAGCCTTCGGCTTACGATCGAGGTACTCGGTCAGGTCGAGGATCTCAGCGGCCTTCTCGACGCGCTTGCGGATCTCTTCCTTCGAGGTGCCGGCGATCTTCAGAGCGAAGCCCATGTTGTCCGCAACGGTCATGTGCGGGTACAGAGCGTAGTTCTGGAACACCATTGCGATGTCGCGATCCTTCGGCTGCATCGTGGTGACATCCTTGCCACCGATGAGGATACGGCCCTTGTTGACCTCTTCGAGGCCCGCGAGCATACGCAGGGTGGTGGACTTGCCGCAGCCAGACGGGCCAACCAGCACAAGGAACTCGCCGTCCTTGATATCCAGGTTCAGATCATCCACCGACGGCTTATCGTTGCCCGGGTAGATACGAGTAACATGGTCGAATACGACTTCTGCCATGATTTGTCATCCTTTCAGAGGCAGGTACGTGCCTCACGATCCGTTGTAAAGGGATTTCTTTCCTGTGCCTCGCCTTGCAGCTTACGACTTCGACAAAGCCACAATTCAAAGCGTTAATTTATGTACTTGGTTTAGCGAAGATCTCTTCGTTGAGCCACGTTCCATAATACACACTTCACCCGATTAGGCAACGCGTGTCGCGCACTCGACACACAGAGCCGGAAAGGGAATTATTCTCTGAATCACGGATTACAGCGTAGTTTTTATCATGCGGACGCGAGACAATGAATGAGGAACCACGAAAGGGAAGGTTTTCAGGCATGCGCAACATACGAATCGGAGTGGTCGAAGACGACCCCGCAAGCTGCCAGCGCGTACTCGACTATCTCAATCGCTATCAAAGCGAGAATGATGAACGATTCACCGTCTCCGTATTCGACGACGGCGCTCGAATCGTCGAGAAGTACACCCCTGTCTATGACATCCT encodes:
- a CDS encoding DUF4032 domain-containing protein, producing the protein MESIELPQMDPRVLKATSVKAEDPAAQSPEPQALKITAASSNPKMFTLPWEKPLATWPEDLLANLPRGISRHVVRFVHVGDEVYAMKEITRNVAEREYELLRRLQKLELPTVQPIAVVTGRHSRDGEPLEAILVTKHLKFSLPYRALFARNLRPDTAERLIDALAVLMVRLHLAGFYWGDVSLSNVLFLRDADAFSAFLVDAETGDLQINLTEGQREYDVDLARTNIIGELMDLSSGSLLPSGVDEIEIGDRLVDRYHSLWSALTDTDDFGPDEMWKIEKRVNKLNELGFDVDELEMKTAEDGKRVLVRPRVVDAGYANRKLLRLTGLDVQENQASRLLNDLDAYRASTWREGEDLEIVATDWMREVFEPTVRMIPREYRSQIEPAQFFHEVLDHRWFLAEKAGHDVPMAEAVQSYVENVLPQYKLEQKDVDALNAEADSGVIDDEYTYNDPDDDGYNPDDDPDAAVWSH
- the rlmB gene encoding 23S rRNA (guanosine(2251)-2'-O)-methyltransferase RlmB, translated to MAMKKGPTKGSGGKHRNALRGKGPTPKAENRVYHKAYKAKKVADRRKMADPRLAARRRVAKFASESDDLVIGRNAVLEALRCGVPASTLYIAARIEHDDRTREIVRLAGIHGLHLMEADRLEMDRIARSSNHQGIVMKAQPFQYSSLAELVERADKKSRAMEAANSAAARIAARPLFIALDGVTDPQNLGAVIRSAAAFGANGVILPERRSASVTAAAWKVSAGAAAHMPVARVVNLTKAIESLKERGYYSIGLDGGGDALVGETGFETDPLVVVLGSEGNGLSRLVRSTCDVIAGIPMSSMVESLNASVAAGITLYAVARARREAANN
- a CDS encoding ABC transporter ATP-binding protein, with the protein product MAEVVFDHVTRIYPGNDKPSVDDLNLDIKDGEFLVLVGPSGCGKSTTLRMLAGLEEVNKGRILIGGKDVTTMQPKDRDIAMVFQNYALYPHMTVADNMGFALKIAGTSKEEIRKRVEKAAEILDLTEYLDRKPKALSGGQRQRVAMGRAIVREPKVFLMDEPLSNLDAKLRVQTRTQIAALQRQLGVTTLYVTHDQTEALTMGDRIAVIKLGLLQQVGAPTELYDRPANVFVAGFIGSPSMNINTHPVVNGKAKIGEDTVDLPAEAVNKLTAEDNNQIVVGFRPEDASLAAPDDANAFSLKVMNVEDLGSDGYIYGNILTDGSSTEASTMMSDQNKLTTIRVNPRALPKVGDTVKIKIDPSKMHLFAPSTELRLN